The Babylonia areolata isolate BAREFJ2019XMU chromosome 22, ASM4173473v1, whole genome shotgun sequence genome contains a region encoding:
- the LOC143297239 gene encoding uncharacterized protein LOC143297239, with product MTGHRMGHCQRCQSLLLLLGGFLILSLVAPVSGAASPGCKRTLSCDFDHPPDMCGFTDHHGLNKNQWFRSNSHYQMPPGDDYYMYTIKGSQDNSSTVDLTSPPLCDAASVNVTFRYVVTRSTGQLNVTTQCQGQGRDIDQYSLRYEYISRKRWRQSHLTLRACSDSDTVVIFRGIMPDYPRTKVVALNDIVIELPPPLTTPVPTEPTSRKMTTAAPVSKITSSRCDRTLSCDLDNSHSMCDFNGYNGLERNQWLKDNNHYEMPPGNEYYMYTSKGSKDNSNTVDLTSPPLCDAASVTVTFSYVVTRAMGQLNVTTQCQGQGRDIDQRSLQYDYGSRKTWRHSDLTLRACSNSDTVVIFRGIIPSFPQEKVVALKDIVIQLSPPTTSTTAITTISTRKSTTMAATTPKPTTPTLTTPKPTTPKPTTPKPTTPIPRITTPKPTTPTITTPKPTTPKPTTPKPTTPISTTPKPTTTTPKLTTPIPTTPKPTTTTPKPTTPIPTTPPKPTTPKPTTPTPKPTTTTPKRTTPTPKPTTTPKPTTLKPTTPTPTPTTPKPTTPKPTTLKPTTPKPTTPTPTTPTPTTPKPTTPTPTTPKPTTLKPTTPKPTTPIPTTPKPTTPKPTTLKPTTPKPTTHKPTTHKPTTPKPTTPTPTTPKPTTPTPTTPTPTTPKPTTPTPTTPKPTTPKPTTHKPTTPKPTTPTPTTPKPTTPTPTTPKPTTPTPTTPKPTTPKPTTHKPTTPKPTTPTPTTPKPTTPKPTTPKSTTPKPTTPKLKPKTSSPSTRKTTPTTTQTGGSSRAEKGDSGSSSQTTYIIVGAVLGAVVLIVAIVGVVMFIRRRSSPPFGCEMVMDDMSIELTKDKGDDARDTASVA from the exons atgaccggACACAGAATGGGGCACTGTCAGCGCTGTCAGTCTCTTCTACTGCTTCTTGGGGGGTTTCTGATTCTTTCCCTTGTTG caCCAGTGTCTGGAGCTGCCAGTCCTGGATGTAAGCGAACACTGAGCTGTGACTTTGATCACCCCCCTGACATGTGTGGCTTCACTGATCACCATGGTCTGAATAAAAACCAGTGGTTCAGAAGCAACAGTCACTATCAAATGCCTCCAGGCGATG ATTACTATATGTACACCATAAAAGGTTCCCAAGACAACAGTAGCACTGTTGATCTGACGTCACCTCCGCTGTGTGACGCTGCCAGTGTCAACGTGACCTTCAGATATGTTGTGACGCGGTCAACGGGTCAGCTGAACGTCACCACTCAGTGTCAAGGTCAAGGTCGTGATATAGACCAGTATTCCTTGCGGTACGAGTACATTTCGCGGAAAAGATGGCGTCAGAGTCACTTGACTCTTCGGGCGTGTTCTGACTCTGACACAGTG GTGATATTTCGAGGGATCATGCCAGACTATCCAAGAACAAAGGTTGTAGCCTTGAATGACATCGTGATAG AGttgccaccaccactaacaacaccagTGCCAACGGAACCAACCTCCAGGAAAATGACAACAGCAG CACCAGTGTCCAAAATAACAAGCTCCAGGTGTGACCGAACACTGAGCTGTGACTTGGATAACTCCCATAGTATGTGTGACTTCAATGGTTACAATGGCCTTGAACGTAACCAATGGTTGAAAGACAACAACCATTATGAAATGCCTCCAGGCAACG AATACTATATGTACACCAGTAAAGGTTCCAAAGACAACAGTAACACTGTTGATCTGACGTCACCTCCGCTGTGTGACGCTGCCAGTGTCACAGTGACCTTCAGCTATGTTGTGACGAGGGCAATGGGTCAGCTGAACGTCACCACTCAGTGCCAAGGTCAAGGTCGTGATATAGACCAGCGTTCCTTGCAGTACGACTACGGTTCCCGGAAAACATGGCGTCATAGTGACTTAACTCTTCGGGCGTGTTCAAACTCAGACACAGTG GTGATATTTCGAGGGATCATCCCTAGCTTTCCACAAGAAAAGGTTGTTGCCTTGAAGGACATCGTGATAC AGTTGTCGCCACCTACAACATCGACAACAGCGATAACAACCATATCGACAAGGAAATCAACAACCATGGCAGcaacaacacccaaacccacaacacccacactcactacACCCAAACCTAcaacacccaaaccaacaacaccaaaacccacaACACCCATACCCAGAATAACGACACCCaaacccacaacacccacaatcactacacccaaaccaacaacaccaaaaccaacaacacccaaacccacAACACCCATATCCAcaacacccaaaccaacaacaacaacacctaaactcacaacacccatacccacaacacccaaacccacaacaacaacacctaaacCCACAACACCCATACCCACAACACCACCTAAACCCACAACACCCaaacccacaacacccacacccaaacctaCAACAACAACGCCTAAAcgaacaacacccacacccaaacccacaacaacacccaaaccaacaacacttaaacccacaacacccacacccacacccacaacacctaaaccaacaacacccaaacccacAACACTTAAACCCACAACACCCAaacccacaacaccaacacccacaacaccaacacccacaacaccaaaacccacaacaccaacacccacaacacccaaacCCACAACACTTAAACCCACAACACCCAAACCCACAACACCCATTCCCACAACACCTaaaccaacaacacccaaacccacAACACTTAAACCCACAACACCCAAACCtacaacacacaaacccacaacacaTAAACCCACAACACCAAaacccacaacaccaacacccacaacacccaaacccacaacaccaacacccacaacaccaacacccacaacacccaaacccacaacaccaacacccactacacccaaacccacaacacccaaacctacaacacacaaacccacaacacccaaacccacaacaccaacacccacaacacccaaacccacaacaccaacacccacaacaccaaaacccacaacaccaacacccacaacacccaaacccacaacacccaaacctacaacacacaaacccacaacacccaaacccacaacaccaacacccacaacaccaaaGCCCACAACGCCAAAACCCACAACACCCAAATCTACAACGCCAAAACCTACAACACCCAAACTCAAACCCAAAACGTCATCGCCGAGCACCAGAAAAACGACTCCGACGACGACACAGACAGGAGGTTCTTCACGTGCTGAGAAGGGCGACAGCGGCAGTAGCAGCCAGACTACGTATATCATCGTGGGGGCGGTCCTCGGGGCCGTCGTCCTCATCGTCGCCATCGTCGGCGTGGTCATGTTCATCAGGCGACGCTCCAGCCCGCCGTTCGGCTGCGAAATGGTGATGGACGACATGTCCATCGAGCTCACCAAGGACAAGGGAGATGATGCTAGGGACACGGCGTCCGTGGCTTGA